GCTACGGTTTGGCCACCTGCCCCAACAACACCGGACGGCTGGCGCCCGTTGTGGAAGGAAGATTCGCGGGCTGATTTTGGACCCGATAGTACGCGAGAAATGCGAATGCCGCCGACTCAACCGCCTGGACCGGCCAGCCCAGTTGATCACAGGTCTGGAGTCGGATGCCTGGTTGCCACTGCCGGAGCGAGACTCTAATTTGCTCGACCAAAGCCGGATTCCGAACGCCTCCCCCGGCAAGAACGACCCGTCCAGGCGCGCTCTTCAAATGCAGCCGGTAGTTCAAGACCAACGACCGCGCCGTCAGCTCCGTCAGTGTCGCAACGATATCGAACTTCGAGAGCCGAAATCGCCGGACCTGGCGTAACGCTTCATCGAAAAAAACCTCGCCGAATTCCTCGCGGCCCGTGCTCTTGGGCGGGTCCTGGATAAAGAATCTGTGATCGAGCCAGCGCGCCAGCCATTTCTCGGAGACGCGGCCGCGTCGGGCCCAGGCGCCGTTCCTGTCGAAGGTTTTTCTTCCGTGGGTGAAATGGCGAACCGCCAGGTCGATCAACAGATTCCCAGGCCCCGTGTCGAAGGCTGCCAACCGGGGTTGCTTTCGCTCTCGCCAGTCGATTGACGTCACGTTGCTGATCCCGCCGAGATTATTGACGCAGACGTGCTCGCCTGTTTTGCCAAAGACCACCTGATGAAAAAGAGTCGCCAGGGGAGCGCCTTGCCCGCCGGCAGCCAGATCGGCTGCGCGAAAGTTGTTCACCACGGGAACGCGCAATCGTTCCGCCAGATAAGCCGGCTCGCCCAACTGGAAGGTGGCCGCAGGGCTGGCCGGTTGATGGTAAATCGTTTGGCCGTGCAGTCCGACCAGGTCGAGCTGTTGCCGCCTCAGTCCGTGTATCGCCTCGTCCGCGTAGAATCGCCCCAGATCATGGTGAAGCTGGCCGGTTTCGTGGCTGGTTCCGAGATCGCTGGCGGCGCGGTGCAGACGGTCCCGAAGGCGCCGGGGGAATGGGGCTTGCCAGTGTTTCTCCAACGCCACGGCATTGCCGTCGATTGAGCAGACCGCGTAATCTACGCTGTCGATACTCGTCCCGGACATGATGCCGAGGACCCGGAGGCGCCTCGCTGCGGGAATTCTCGCGACTGAGTGCGGTGGCATTCCACTGGAGATTCTGCCTCCTGAACACACGCGAGGAAACCAGGAAAAACGGCAACCCCTCGGTTACTGCTTGGTCCGCAGGATGGACGACAAAGCTCGTAGCGCAGAGTTGCACTCTGCCGTATCGCAGATTTGTATTCTGCGGGGCGTCTCCCTGTCCGAGCCCGCTGGGACTTGCCGGCGCCCTGCCGATTGGAAATCGGCGATACCGCAGATTGAAAATCTGCGCTACGGTTCTCCGGTCGATCTGTCGTCAATCCCACGGTCTGCACAGTAATGACGGTGGAGCGACGCTCCTGCGGAGCTTTCTTCGATGGCATTGGCTCGGCAGGAGCCTCGCCCAAGCCTCGCCCACGTTTTACTGAGAGGGGATACTCACTCCGTCGGTTTGTCCTTGCGCACGACGATGAACCAGGCGTTTTCACCCGTGGCGTTTCCCCCTTGAATGGTGACGGCCACGCCGCTCTGTTGCGTGGACGTGCTGACCCGTTTCCCGTCCTCGAAGAAATGCACCGTTCTCTTGCCCGCGACGGATAAATCGATCTCGACTTCGTGCTGGCGCGAAAGGCGGACTCGGGACTTATGGCCCGGCTCCACCGTGGCTTGGACGCGATTCACTTCCCAATACGTCTTCCAACGAAACACCGGCTGAAGTCTCTTGGCCAGCCTCGGACCGATCGCCTTGGCTTCCTTCTGTGGCGGCTTTTCACCGACCGTTCCGCGAACAAGCTGGATGTAGAAAGTTTTGGAAGGATCGTCCTGCTCCGCGGCTGCGGCTATGCCGCAGACAGCGAGTGCCAGAAGAACAATATATCGTGTCATCGGGTTGACTGCCTGAGTCAATACGACAGACGAAATCTGTCCAAGGCAAATTCGGCAATTCTTCCGCCCGCTCAGCCCGAACCCAGATCGGTTTGAACGGGAGAAAATGGACCATTGTATGTCCTCAGTAGAAGGTCGGGCGAGGCTCCCGCCGAGCCAATGCCATCGAAGAAAGACTCCGCAGGAGCGTCGCCCCACCGCCGTTAACTGAGGGGATACGGGCCATTTCAGTTCGACGGTCCACCGGGCAGCGCGGAAAGCTTTTGTTCGCTGTCCTTCCCGACCATCAAACCGTCGCCGCCTTCCGCGACCCGCAGGCAGAAGCACCAGTCATCGGTGTTGTTCCCGATTTTGAGCAAGATTCGATTTGCGCCCTTCTTGAGTTGGACGTTGATGCGGTCCTGATCAGGTGCGCACGAACGCGGTTCGGTGTAGCCGTGCACCGATTCGCCATTCACCCAGACATAAACCCAGTCGTCAGAACCCAGCCACAAAGTCACGCGCCGATCCTCCGGGCTGTGGAGCGTGGTGCGGGCATAGGCAAACTGGCGCTGGCTTTCCAACGGGCTCAAACCAAGCAACGGAGCGAGGTGAATCACACCGAGATCGCGTGCGGCGTCGGTCTGTTTCCACGAGGCCGCGGAAGGAATGGCCGGTTCCGGCAACCTCGGAGTCAGGAGGGGTTGGTTCGGGCCCGCGTAATGCACGACGCTCGTGTCTGACGGCTGCTTCGTCATTCCGTTTCATCCTCGCCAGCGCGTCGGCCAACTTGATCTGCAACTCGGCGCTGTCCGTTTGAAACCCGGCCGCCACCTGCGCGAGAGTCGTGGCGCGCTCGGACTTTTCGCTGCTGCGCGCAAAGACTTCGATCAGCGCGCCCGTGAGCAAGGGGCTGTCCGCGGCTTCGCGCCGCTTCAGCGCCTCGCCAATCCAGTTGCGTTCGAGGAGAAGATTGGCCAGCCCGGCCTGGAGTTCGCCCAGCCGAGCCGTGGA
The Verrucomicrobiota bacterium DNA segment above includes these coding regions:
- a CDS encoding anhydro-N-acetylmuramic acid kinase; amino-acid sequence: MPPHSVARIPAARRLRVLGIMSGTSIDSVDYAVCSIDGNAVALEKHWQAPFPRRLRDRLHRAASDLGTSHETGQLHHDLGRFYADEAIHGLRRQQLDLVGLHGQTIYHQPASPAATFQLGEPAYLAERLRVPVVNNFRAADLAAGGQGAPLATLFHQVVFGKTGEHVCVNNLGGISNVTSIDWRERKQPRLAAFDTGPGNLLIDLAVRHFTHGRKTFDRNGAWARRGRVSEKWLARWLDHRFFIQDPPKSTGREEFGEVFFDEALRQVRRFRLSKFDIVATLTELTARSLVLNYRLHLKSAPGRVVLAGGGVRNPALVEQIRVSLRQWQPGIRLQTCDQLGWPVQAVESAAFAFLAYYRVQNQPANLPSTTGASRPVLLGQVAKP